Proteins from one Juglans microcarpa x Juglans regia isolate MS1-56 chromosome 6S, Jm3101_v1.0, whole genome shotgun sequence genomic window:
- the LOC121236995 gene encoding uncharacterized protein LOC121236995, with protein sequence MAFNNKAKKPISPSQSYLCTTLFFVVLFTIPALFLLHAPTTTSICNSFATHANTWSGDLRTALFAWNRLPFIEGHPPPIPLKIAVFSRKWPIGTTPGGMERHAHTLHTALARRGHQVHVFTSPPPNGNVPMPGNPSSSPYIHFHEGEPGQWRYNKAWEQFLEENQRQPFDVVHSESVALPHWIARQLQNLAVSWHGIALESLQSDIFQDLTRKPKEPISPAFNKSIQGVVPKVLNEIRFFKNYAHHIAISDSCGEMLRDVYQIPIKRVHVILNGVDDDKFGKDIQLGQEFRSKIGIPDNASLVLGVAGRLVKDKGHPLLFEAFSKLITNHSGVYLIVAGSGPWEQRYKDLGSQVLVLGSMNPSKLRAFYNAIDVFVNPTLRPQGLDLTLMEAMMSGKPLIASRFPSIKGSIVVDDEYGHMFAPNVESLLEVLETVVGEGSERLAQRGKGCREYAASMFTARKMSLAYERLFLCIKNETFCAYS encoded by the coding sequence ATGGCATTCAACAACAAAGCTAAGAAACCCATTTCCCCTTCTCAATCCTATCTATGCACTACCCTTTTCTTTGTAGTTCTCTTCACCATCCCAGCCCTTTTTCTACTACACGCCCCTACCACCACCTCCATCTGCAACTCCTTTGCCACCCATGCCAACACCTGGTCCGGCGATCTCCGGACTGCCCTGTTTGCGTGGAACCGTCTTCCATTCATTGAAGGCCATCCTCCTCCTATTCCTCTCAAAATTGCTGTGTTTTCTCGCAAGTGGCCCATTGGCACAACCCCCGGCGGCATGGAGCGCCATGCGCATACCCTGCACACTGCTCTGGCTCGTCGTGGTCATCAAGTTCATGTCTTCACTTCCCCTCCTCCTAATGGTAATGTTCCTATGCCTGGGAATCCATCTTCTTCGCCGTACATCCATTTCCATGAAGGCGAACCAGGCCAGTGGCGCTACAACAAAGCTTGGGAACAGTTTTTGGAAGAGAACCAACGCCAACCATTCGATGTTGTTCACTCGGAAAGCGTTGCACTTCCTCACTGGATTGCCCGTCAGCTTCAAAACCTAGCAGTTTCATGGCATGGCATAGCCCTTGAGAGCTTACAATCTGATATCTTCCAAGACTTAACTCGTAAACCTAAGGAGCCCATATCTCCAGCTTTCAACAAAAGCATACAGGGGGTAGTCCCAAAGGTACTAAATGAGATAAGGTTTTTCAAGAACTATGCCCATCATATTGCCATTAGTGATAGCTGTGGCGAAATGCTTAGGGATGTGTATCAAATCCCTATCAAAAGAGTCCATGTCATTCTCAATGGTGTTGATGATGATAAGTTTGGAAAGGATATCCAACTAGGCCAAGAGTTCAGGTCTAAAATTGGGATCCCAGATAATGCAAGTTTAGTACTTGGTGTGGCTGGAAGATTAGTTAAAGACAAAGGCCATCCCCTACTTTTCGAAGCATTCTCTAAGCTCATAACAAATCACTCTGGTGTCTACTTGATTGTTGCTGGATCCGGACCATGGGAGCAAAGGTACAAGGATTTGGGGTCCCAAGTCCTAGTTTTGGGGTCCATGAATCCATCAAAACTGAGAGCTTTCTATAATGCCATTGATGTCTTTGTAAATCCCACACTTAGACCCCAAGGTCTTGATCTTACTCTAATGGAGGCCATGATGAGTGGGAAACCTTTGATTGCTTCGAGGTTTCCCAGCATCAAAGGTAGTATTGTTGTTGATGATGAATACGGTCACATGTTTGCTCCAAACGTGGAGTCATTATTGGAGGTGCTGGAAACAGTGGTCGGAGAAGGCTCGGAAAGGCTAGCGCAGAGGGGAAAGGGGTGCCGGGAATATGCAGCTTCCATGTTTACTGCACGTAAGATGTCATTGGCATATGAGAGGCTATTCCTCtgcataaaaaatgaaacattttgTGCCTATTCATAA
- the LOC121236997 gene encoding probable apyrase 7 has translation MVFGRIADVISAASSRLSAPQSSSSSFPSSFSSTAPYASVGIPPQAPSSNVFGFGNNTYHKNNIRISSSLQDLSAYHPLDREEVYLDAHLKHPHPLQRDNAGSSFSKERALPGGTQSKRNKWLRLLMLILCLLLLGLLIYMICVYVYSYWSQGASKFYVVLDCGSTGTRVYVYQATVVRNNAGTLPIVLRSLNEGLHKKPSSQIGRAYDRMETEPGFHKLVHNVSGLRTAIRPLVRWAEKQIPKHAHKTTSLFVYATAGVRRLPAADSKWLLENVWSILKTSSFLCQRDWVKIISGPEEAYYGWIALNHRTGMLGARPRKPTFGALDLGGSSLQVTFESKENVNNETSLKLRIGAVNHHLTAYSLSGYGLNDAFDKSVVQLFKRVPEITKRDAINGKIELKHPCLHSGYKEQYICSQCALDYQEGGSPVIVGKHLGKGRKSGIAAQLVGAPNWEECSALAKVAVNLSEWSNKNLGIDCDVQPCALPDSFPRPIGPFYGMSGFFVVYRFFNLSSEATLDDVLEKGRQFCEKPWDVARKSVAPQPFIEQYCFRAPYIVSLLREGLHITDSQIIIGSGSITWTLGVALSEAGKVFSSRMWLNSYEILQMKINPIVLICVFFISLVLLVCALSSIGNGMPRFFRRSYLPLFRHNSAQNTSVLNIPSTFRLQRWSPISSGDGRVKMPLSPTAQERSFGFGHGLNSSSSSSSIQLMESSLYSSTSSVSHSYSSNSLGQFDGSSMAPFWSPHRGQMRLQSRRSQSREDLNSSLAEAHMVKG, from the exons ATGGTGTTTGGTAGAATTGCGGATGTTATTTCCGCTGCATCAAGCCGTTTGTCGGCTCCacagtcttcttcttcttcgttccCGTCTTCCTTCTCTTCTACTGCTCCCTATGCGTCGGTCGGAATACCGCCTCAGGCGCCCTCTTCTAATGTATTTGGGTTCGGCAACAATACTTACCATAAGAACAATATCAGAATCTCTTCGTCTCTCCAGGATTTGTCTGCTTATCATCCGCTTGATCGCGAAGAAGTTTATCTCGACGCCCATTTAAAGCATCCGCATCCTTTGCAGAGAGACAATGCCGGCTCTAGTTTCTCCAAAGAGAGGGCGTTGCCGGGAGGAACCCAGTCTAAGCGCAACAAGTGGTTGCGACTTCTCATGCTTATCCTCTGCCTCTTGTTGTTGGGTCTtctaatttatatgatttgtgTGTATGTTTATTCTTACTGGTCTCAAGGAGCATCCAAATTCTACGTTGTGCTCGATTGTGGAAGTACCGGAACTAGAGTTTATGTCTATCAAGCAACTGTTGTTCGCAACAATGCTGGCACTCTCCCTATTGTCTTGAGATCATTAAATGAAGGTCTTCACAAGAAGCCTAGTTCGCAGATCGGGCGTGCTTATGATCGAATGGAGACCGAGCCTGGGTTTCATAAGTTGGTGCACAATGTATCTGGCTTGAGAACTGCAATTAGACCACTTGTTCGGTGGGCAGAGAAGCAAATCCCCAAGCATGCACATAAGACCACCTCTCTCTTCGTTTATGCTACAGCTGGGGTTCGCAGGCTGCCGGCTGCCGACTCAAAATGGCTTTTAGAAAATGTATGGTCCATACTCAAAACCTCATCTTTTCTGTGCCAAAGAGACTGGGTTAAAATTATCAGTGGCCCAGAGGAAGCTTATTATGGATGGATAGCCCTTAACCATCGCACAGGTATGTTAGGGGCCCGACCAAGAAAGCCGACGTTTGGTGCTCTTGACTTGGGTGGCTCGTCCTTGCAGGTTACATTTGAAAGCAAGGAAAACGTAAATAATGAAACTAGCTTAAAACTTAGAATAGGAGCTGTTAACCATCATCTCACCGCCTATTCTCTCTCGGGCTATGGTTTAAATGATGCCTTTGACAAGTCCGTGGTCCAACTTTTTAAGAGGGTTCCAGAAATCACCAAGAGAGATGCAATCAACGGAAAAATAGAACTAAAGCATCCTTGCTTACATTCTGGGTACAAGGAGCAATATATCTGTTCTCAGTGTGCTTTGGATTACCAGGAAGGTGGGAGCCCCGTGATTGTAGGAAAACATTTGGGTAAAGGTCGAAAGTCGGGCATTGCTGCACAGCTGGTTGGTGCTCCAAATTGGGAGGAATGCAGTGCGCTGGCAAAGGTTGCTGTTAATTTGTCTGAATGGTCAAATAAAAACCTGGGAATTGACTGTGATGTGCAGCCTTGTGCTCTTCCTGATAGTTTTCCTCGCCCCATTGGCCCGTTCTACGGAATGTCTGGTTTTTTTGTGGTGTATCGGTTTTTTAATTTGTCTTCAGAAGCCACATTAGATGATGTATTGGAAAAGGGTCGCCAATTTTGTGAAAAACCTTGGGATGTTGCAAGAAAGAGCGTTGCACCTCAGCCCTTTATTGAACAGTACTGCTTTAGGGCACCATATATCGTGTCACTGTTGAGAGAAGGCTTGCATATCACAGATAGCCAAATCATTATTGGTTCTGGAAGTATTACTTGGACTCTTGGAGTCGCCTTGTCAGAAGCTGGGAAAGTATTTTCATCTAGGATGTGGCTTAACAGTTATGAAATACTCCAGATGAAGATAAACCCTATAGTCCTTATTTgcgttttttttatttcattggtTCTCCTAGTTTGTGCGTTATCATCTATTGGCAATGGTATGCCAAGATTTTTCCGGAGGTCATATCTCCCTCTTTTCAGGCATAATAGTGCGCAGAACACATCTGTTCTTAATATCCCATCTACTTTCAGATTGCAGCGTTGGAGTCCTATCAGTTCTG GAGATGGAAGAGTGAAGATGCCACTGAGTCCAACAGCCCAAGAAAGATCATTTGGTTTTGGACATGGCctcaacagcagcagcagcagcagcagcatccAGCTCATGGAGTCTTCCTTATACTCATCAACTAGCAGTGTTTCACATAGTTACTCCTCAAATAGTTTGGGGCAATTTGATGGCAGTAGCATGGCTCCCTTCTGGTCCCCCCACAGAGGCCAGATGCGTCTTCAAAGTCGGAGATCACAATCCCGAGAAGACCTTAATTCTTCACTAGCTGAGGCGCACATGGTGAAGGGCTAG